The Longimicrobium sp. nucleotide sequence GGTGCGGCCGGTCCAGCAGCGGGTGGCCCACGAAGGTGGCGTTCACACCGGCGCTCTTGAGGAACGCCTCCTCGAACGGGAGCACCACGGCCACGCGGTCGGCGTCGCGCGCCAGGTCGCGCACCCGGCTCTTGTGCCACGCCCACACCTGCGGCGCGATGTAGTACAGCACGGGCGTCCCGCGGCCGCGCGCGTGCTTCGCCAGCCGCAGGTTGAAGCCGGGATAATCGATGGGGATGACGAGATCCACCCGCTCGGCCTCGAGCGCGGCGTGCACCCGCCTGGTCAGGTCGCGGAAGAAGGGGAGATGGCGGATCACCTCCACGAAGCCCATCACCGCCAGCTGCTCCAGCCGGGCGAGCAGCTCGACGCCCTCGCGCTCCATCCGCGCGCCACCCAGGCCGATCAGCCGGGCGGACGGGAAGCGCTGGCGGAGCGCGCGGGCCAGCGCGGCGCCGTGCAGGTCGCCGCTCTCCTCGCCCGCGGAGATGAAGATCACGGGCGAATGCGAAGAGGGCGCGCTCACCGGCCCGCCTGCGACGTGCGCAGGAGCCAGTAGATCGCGCCCAGGATCACCAGCAGCAGCAGCACCAGGCGGATCGGCGAGGGCGGCTTCGGGGTCGTGCCCCACCGCCCCGGCCTACGCCGCTCCGGCCACGGCGAGAGCATGGTCCTCGATCTTCTCCATGATGCGCAGCGCCACGGCCAGCGCGTCGCGGCCGTCGCGCCCGCTCACCACCAGCGGCCCCTCGCCGCGCACCGCGGCGATCCACGCCTGCAGCTCGCTGGTCAGCGCGTCGGTGCCGTCGCCCTTCAGCTCCACGCGCTCCACCACGTTCATCAGCGACAGCAGCGAGACGTCGCCCTCGGGAAGGGTCGCCCCCTTCTTCAGCCGCAGGAACTCGCCCGTCCCCTTGGCCAGGTCCAGGGAGATGTACCCCGAGCGCTGGAAGAAGCGGATCTTCCGCATCCGCTCCATCGACACGCGGCTGGCGGTGATGTTGGCCACCGCGCCGCCCTCGAACACCAGCCGCGCGTTGGCGATGTCGGCGTTCCCCGTCAGCACGCCGACCCCGACGGCATCCACCGTCTCCACCGGCCGGCGGACGAGGCCCAGGAGAAGGTCGATGTCGTGGATCATCAGGTCGAGTACGACCGCGACGTCCGTCCCCCGCGGCCCGAACGGCGCCAGGCGGTGCGATTCGACGAAGCGCGGGTCCTCGAGATGGTCCTCCACCGCCCGCAGCGCGCCGTTGAAGCGCTCCACGTGCCCCGTCGCCACCACGAGCTTCTGCTCCTCCGCGCGCTCGACGATCGTGTTCGCCTCCTCGACGGACGTGGCGATGGGCTTCTCGATCAGCAGGTGCACGCCGGCGTCGAGCGCGGCCAGCGCCACCTCGGCGTGCGCCGTCGTGGGCACGGCGATCACCGCCGCGTCGACGGCGTCCAGCAGCGCCTCGCGGCTGTCGAACGCCTTCACCCCCAGCTCGGCGGAGACGGCGGCCGCGCGCGCGGGATCGGCATCGTAGATCCCCATCATCTCCGCCCCCGCGATCCCGCGGAGGATGCGCGCGTGGTGGAACCCGAGCGAACCGGCCCCGATCACCCCCACCCGCGTCGCGCTCACGCCGCACCTCCGGCGAAGGCGGGCGACCGGGAGGACGATGTCATCCTGAGGGAGGCGCCGCGCCGAACCGTCGTACGAGCCGAATCCCGGCGCCGACCGAAGGATCCAGCCTGCCCCGCGGAAATGCTTGCGACGAACATCGAGCCAGGCCGAGTA carries:
- the lpxB gene encoding lipid-A-disaccharide synthase, whose protein sequence is MSAPSSHSPVIFISAGEESGDLHGAALARALRQRFPSARLIGLGGARMEREGVELLARLEQLAVMGFVEVIRHLPFFRDLTRRVHAALEAERVDLVIPIDYPGFNLRLAKHARGRGTPVLYYIAPQVWAWHKSRVRDLARDADRVAVVLPFEEAFLKSAGVNATFVGHPLLDRPHPALLRDVWARRNGLDPHRPVLALFPGSRAQEVRRHLELFSSAAALAVARNPQVQPVIGVPRGID
- a CDS encoding Gfo/Idh/MocA family oxidoreductase → MSATRVGVIGAGSLGFHHARILRGIAGAEMMGIYDADPARAAAVSAELGVKAFDSREALLDAVDAAVIAVPTTAHAEVALAALDAGVHLLIEKPIATSVEEANTIVERAEEQKLVVATGHVERFNGALRAVEDHLEDPRFVESHRLAPFGPRGTDVAVVLDLMIHDIDLLLGLVRRPVETVDAVGVGVLTGNADIANARLVFEGGAVANITASRVSMERMRKIRFFQRSGYISLDLAKGTGEFLRLKKGATLPEGDVSLLSLMNVVERVELKGDGTDALTSELQAWIAAVRGEGPLVVSGRDGRDALAVALRIMEKIEDHALAVAGAA